The Cellulomonas sp. S1-8 genomic sequence GGTCCAGGTCGGGACGGACCCGCGCTGGGCCGTGCGGCTCGTGGGGCTGCGCCCCGCCGAGGCGCGGCTGTGGGCGGGCGTCGACGACGCGACCGACCTGGCCGCACTGCCGGCGCGCGCCCGGGCGGTGGGCGCCGACGCCGCGTCCGTGGCCGCGACGGTCGCCGAGCTGTGCCAGGCCGGCCTGACGCGGGCGCGCCCCGACCCGACGACCACGGCCCGCGGCCCCACCGCGGCGGACGCCGCCGCCTGGACGCTGCTGCGGCCGGACGCGACGGGCGACGACGTGGTCGCGCGTCGGGCGGACGCGGTCGTGGGCGTCGTGGGACTCGGCCCGACCGGGCTGGGCATCGCGCAGCACCTGGCCGTCGCGGGCGTCGGCCGCGTGCTGCTCGACGACGACACGCCGGTGCGCTCACCCGACGTCGCCGCCGGCGCGCACCGCTGGGCCGACGTCGGGGTGCCGCGCGCGGCCGCCGCGCGGCGTGTGCTGCGGGACGCCGCCCCCGGGGTGCACGTCGACGGGGACGGCGACCCGGACGTCGTGGTGGTCGTCGAGCACGAGGCCGCCGACCCGTGGCGCGCCGCCCTGCTGATGGCCGACGACGTCCCGCACCTGTCGGTCGTCGTGCGCGTCGCCGACGCCCTGGTCGGCCCGCTCGTGCGCCCCGGCACCGACCCCTGCCTGCGCTGCCTGGACCTGCACCGCGCGGACGCCGACCCCGGGTGGCCGGCCGTCCTGGCCGCGATCGGCCGGGGCCGCGGCGACCGTGCGACCCCCGCGGGTGAGGTCGGGGTGCTGGCCGGGGCGTGCGCGGCCCTCGCGGCGGCGCAGGTCCTCGCCCTGCTCGCCGGGGCCACGCCCGCTCTGTGCGGCGCGACCGTCGAGCTCACGCTGCCCGACCTGGTCGCCCGCGAGCGCCGGTGGCACGTGCATCCGGGGTGCGGGTGCGTGACACCCCCGGGCGCGACGCACGCCGGGCCGCGCGAGGGGTGACCTCGCACGACCCGGCGTGGGTGGTGGTGCCGCGACGACGACCGGACGGGCCGTCGCCTCAGGCGGCGGCGTCCTTGCGCGGCCGGCCACGGCCACGCTTCGTCGGGACGACGACGCCGCCGACGAAGACCTGACCGCCCCAGACGCCCCAGGGCTCCGCCCGGTCGATGGCGCCGGCGAGGCAGCCCTCGATGAGCGGGCACTCACGGCACAGAGCCTTGGCACGCTCCACGTCGGCCTGACGCTCGGCGAACCAGAGCTCGGGGTCGGACGACCGGCACGGCATGAGGTCGGCGACCATCTGGTCGAACTGGTCGTTCGTCGTCGCGGTGCTGCTGGTGGGCCAGGGACCCGATCCGCCCTGGTTCACGGTGTCGAGCAGCGTCGAGAGCCGCACGATGTCCTCCTGGTGTCCTACGGGGTGAGCTGTGGGTGCCGGATCAGGGCCGCTCGCCCCCGGTGGAGACCGGGTGACATGAGAAAGGCCGCGGATCCGAGATTCGGACTCCGCGGCCTGCCTGCAGATGAGGCTGGTGCTACAGAGTCCTGTGTCGAAGATCGGTGCTGGACGTCGTGTGACGCTGACCGCGCTTGCGCCCGGCAGCGGGCACAGCGATCCCCCGGAAGGAGCCGCCGGTGGGCGCGAGGATGCAGGCGTACGCGTGCTGCGCAGCTGCCATCTCGATCGTGATGCTCTTCACGTGCTCCCACCTCCTCTCCAGGGACGGGTCCTGCCTCTCGGCAGCACCCCGCGAACTCGGACGTGACCACAGTAGGGCGGCCCGTCGCGGCGTCACAAGCAATTAACGGAACTTCGTCCGACCCGCTTCTCCGGTGCCGGGCGAGGGCGCGTCGGCGACCACCCGCAGCAGCGCGTCGCCGTACTCCCGCAGCCGTGTCTGGCCCAGGCCCTGCACGTACCGCAGGTCCGCCGGTGCGGTCGGCATGGCGGCCGCGACGGCCTCGAGGGCCACGTCGGGCAGGACGCGGAACGCGGGCACACCCCGCTCGTCGGCGACCTGCGCGCGCCACTGCCGCAGGCGGTCGAGGACGGCCGGGTCCGCGGCGGCCGACGCGCGGCGTCCGGCCCCCCGCCCGGCGTCCTCGCCGGGCCAGAGCCCCGCCAGGAAGCGGGAGCGCGTGCGTGACGCGCGTGAGCCCGGCGTGCGCGCGGCGGCGAACGACAGCTCCAGGTGACGCCGCGCCCGCGTGACGCCGACGTACAGTAGGCGACGCTCCTCGGACACCGCGGCCTCGGTCTGGGCGAGCGAGATCGGCAGCAGTCCGTCCGACACCCCGGCGAGGAAGACCGCGTCCCACTCCAGGCCCTTCGCGGCGTGCAGCGACGCGAGGGTGACGCCGTCGACCGTGGGGGCGTGCTGCACCGACGCGCGGTCGTCGAGCTCGGCGACGAGATCGGGGAGCGTCGCGCTCCCGCGCGTCTCGACCAGGTCGTCCGCCAGCGTGACGAGCGCCTGCATCGCGTCCCACCGCTCGCGGGCGGCCCCGCGCGCCGCCGGCGGCTGCGGGGCCCAGCCCGCGGAGGTCAGGATGTCGCGGGTCGTCTGCCCGAGCGGCACGTCGGGGTCGGCGGACCTCGCCCCGCCGCGCAGCAGGACGAGCGCGTCCCGCACGTCGCGCCGCGCGAAGAACCGTTCGCCGCCGCGCACCTGGTAGCCGAGGCCCGCGGCGGCCAGCGCCTGCTCGAACGCCTCGGACTGCACGTTGGTCCGGTAGAGCACGGCGATCTCGCTGGCCGGCACGCCGGACGCGACGAGGCGCGCGGCGCGCGCGGCGATCCCGGCCGCCTCCGCCTCGTCGTCGTCGTAGCCGGTGAAGCGCACCTGCGGACCGTCCGGCTGCTGCGCGACGAGGTGCAGCGGCACGGGGTCGCCCGGACGTCGCGTGGCCGTGAGCACGCGGTTGGCCAGCCCGACGACCTGCGGCGTCGAGCGGTAGTCGCGCACCAGGCGCACGACCTGCGCACCCGGGTGCTTGCCGGCGAACGTCAGCAGGTGGTGCGGCGTCGCACCCGCGAAGGAGTAGATCGTCTGGCTCGGGTCCCCCACGACGCACACGTCGTGCCGACCGCCCAGCCACTGGTCCAGCAGGTACTGCTGGAGCGGGCTGACGTCCTGGTACTCGTCGACCACGAAGTGCCGGTACTGCGTCCGCACCTCGTCCGCGACCTCGCCCCGCTGCGCGAGCATCGCCGCGAGCAGCAGCAGCACGTCCTCGAAGTCGATGACGCCGCGCTCCGTCTTGACGTCCTCGTACGCCGTGATCAGCCGGGCGACCGCCTGCGCGTCCTGGCCGGCCGGCGCGGGCCGCCGCACGGCCGCCGCTGCCCGTTCGTAGTCCTCCGCGGTGACGAGCGACACCTTGGCCCACTCGATCTCCGAGGACAGGTCGCGCACCGCGATCCGGTCGACCGCCACCCCCACCCGCCGCCCCGCCTCCGCGACGAGCGTCGCCTTCTGCTCCGCGAGCCGCGGGGGCGCGCCACCGACGACCCGGGGCCAGAAGTGGCCGAGCTGGCGCAACGCCGCCGCGTGGAAGGTGCGGGCCTGCACGCCGCTCGCCCCCAGGTCACGCAGCCGCACCCGCATCTCGCCGGCGGCCCGCGCAGTGAACGTCACGGCCAGGACCGACGCCGGCCGGTACACGCCGGTCCGGACGCCGTAGGCGATCCGGTGCGTGATCGCGCGGGTCTTGCCCGTGCCCGCACCCGCGAGCACGCAGACGGGTCCCGTCAGTGCGGTCGCGACGGCGCGCTGCTCGGGGTCGAGCGCGTCGAGGAGGGAGTCGGCGGACATGATCGATGAGTCTCCCAGCCCCCACCGACAGCGCGTGCGAGGATCTGTGGACGAGAAGCCCGTCAGCACTGCGAGGAACCATGACGACCACCACGCCCGCACCGGGCACCGTGACGATGTACTCCACGACCTGGTGCGGCTACTGCCACCGCCTGCGCAAGCAGATGGACTCCGCCGGCATCGCGTACGACGTCGTCGACATCGAGCAGCAGCCCGCGGCCGCGCAGTTCGTCGAGTCCGTCAACGGCGGCAACCAGACCGTGCCGACCATCGTGTTCCCCGACGGGTCCGCCGCGACCAACCCGTCCCTCGCGCAGGTCCGCGAGCGCCTCGGCGTCTGACGTCTCGGGGTCCGACGTCTCGG encodes the following:
- a CDS encoding ThiF family adenylyltransferase; translation: MTRPTPAPLLLRPGLRVLPRADDEVQVGTDPRWAVRLVGLRPAEARLWAGVDDATDLAALPARARAVGADAASVAATVAELCQAGLTRARPDPTTTARGPTAADAAAWTLLRPDATGDDVVARRADAVVGVVGLGPTGLGIAQHLAVAGVGRVLLDDDTPVRSPDVAAGAHRWADVGVPRAAAARRVLRDAAPGVHVDGDGDPDVVVVVEHEAADPWRAALLMADDVPHLSVVVRVADALVGPLVRPGTDPCLRCLDLHRADADPGWPAVLAAIGRGRGDRATPAGEVGVLAGACAALAAAQVLALLAGATPALCGATVELTLPDLVARERRWHVHPGCGCVTPPGATHAGPREG
- a CDS encoding WhiB family transcriptional regulator; the encoded protein is MRLSTLLDTVNQGGSGPWPTSSTATTNDQFDQMVADLMPCRSSDPELWFAERQADVERAKALCRECPLIEGCLAGAIDRAEPWGVWGGQVFVGGVVVPTKRGRGRPRKDAAA
- a CDS encoding ATP-dependent helicase produces the protein MSADSLLDALDPEQRAVATALTGPVCVLAGAGTGKTRAITHRIAYGVRTGVYRPASVLAVTFTARAAGEMRVRLRDLGASGVQARTFHAAALRQLGHFWPRVVGGAPPRLAEQKATLVAEAGRRVGVAVDRIAVRDLSSEIEWAKVSLVTAEDYERAAAAVRRPAPAGQDAQAVARLITAYEDVKTERGVIDFEDVLLLLAAMLAQRGEVADEVRTQYRHFVVDEYQDVSPLQQYLLDQWLGGRHDVCVVGDPSQTIYSFAGATPHHLLTFAGKHPGAQVVRLVRDYRSTPQVVGLANRVLTATRRPGDPVPLHLVAQQPDGPQVRFTGYDDDEAEAAGIAARAARLVASGVPASEIAVLYRTNVQSEAFEQALAAAGLGYQVRGGERFFARRDVRDALVLLRGGARSADPDVPLGQTTRDILTSAGWAPQPPAARGAARERWDAMQALVTLADDLVETRGSATLPDLVAELDDRASVQHAPTVDGVTLASLHAAKGLEWDAVFLAGVSDGLLPISLAQTEAAVSEERRLLYVGVTRARRHLELSFAAARTPGSRASRTRSRFLAGLWPGEDAGRGAGRRASAAADPAVLDRLRQWRAQVADERGVPAFRVLPDVALEAVAAAMPTAPADLRYVQGLGQTRLREYGDALLRVVADAPSPGTGEAGRTKFR
- a CDS encoding mycoredoxin — encoded protein: MTTTTPAPGTVTMYSTTWCGYCHRLRKQMDSAGIAYDVVDIEQQPAAAQFVESVNGGNQTVPTIVFPDGSAATNPSLAQVRERLGV